The Rhodohalobacter sp. SW132 DNA segment CTGGCAGGATGCGCGCTTTGGAAGCATCCCGAATTTGATCATTCTGATATTTATTGTTTCAGGTTTTGTACGATACACTCCCCCGGTTTCAATGATGGCGGATGGATTGACTACCGCACCTTTTGAAGAGAGATACAGTGCCGCCGGACCGGGTGATTTCCGGGAAATCATCAACCCATTCAACATTGCAATCGAATCGATGGATAGGCTCCTGCTTATCAACATCGAAAACGATCCAGACAGCCTTTATACCGGCTTTGAGCCGCAGGTGTTTGATGATGAGAAAACCGGCACCGGTATGCTGGTGATCGCCTGGCGGGTTGACGGGAAAGTGGATGTGTACCATCAGCCTTCCCTCTCGCTTGATCCCGCCGGATACGATATCGCCGGGAAGGGGCTGGAAAATATGGTTTCCCGTGAGTTACACGATGCCTTTTTTGAAGTGAACGAGCGTGGCGCACAGGCATCGGTTTCGTTTGAGGATATCGAAGGCAGGCTGATCGAGCTGAATCTTTCGGAGCAGAGTACGCGGACCCGCAAACCGTTTGGGCTTTTGGCACCGATGGGTGTTGCGGCCGAGAATCCGTCAGCCATGCCGCTCATTCTGCTGCACGACTTCTACTTTGTGCGTAGGGCGGGTACTGAACTGAGTGTGAAGATAGGCGGACGACATCATCAGCCCGACAACCTGCCGCTGCCGATCGACTTTTCCCGGATGACCTTCGCCCGGTACTGTCCCGATCCGCTCATTGCAAAACTGAACCCGGCATTTGATGGTGCACTTTCGGCCATTTCATTCGAAGATGATCTCTCAATACTAAATGATAATCACACCATTGAGCTGGATTATAACCGGGACTTGCCGGAAATCCGAAGCATTTCACGGAGCCACAAAGAGCATACCCTGTCGCTGGTTTTTGACCCGGCTTTCCCAAACCTCAGTGCGTTTATGGGAGACTCAACAAAAGGGCAGTTTGAAATCTCCGGAAATCCGTCCACCGGACTTATCCGTGGGGAATACAGTGTGGTTCGCTCCGGCGATCTGCTGACGATTGAGATGATTCCATCAGGCGGATGGATCCCCATCGCAGACAAACTCTCCCTTCGGTTTCTCTACCGGGTACAGCCGATGTTTAAGGAGTGGCCAAAAACGTACCAGTGGAAAGCTGAATTGGAGAGGGATCATGAATCCGGGTTCAGAATGAGATCAAACTGGGAGAGAATTCAGACCAATGAAAAAGAATAACACACATATGGAAAAAAAGATCTTAAAACCGGGTTTTCATTTTTCTGTGCTTCTTGTATTTGGACTGATGTTGATTGTTCACGATTCTCCTCTGGCACAGGATACCGATAACAGCTCCGAGTGGAGCGTTGCGACCAGCCTGACCTATCCCATTGTTCGGATTTACCAGGTTCAAATCAGTTATAATCCGGGAGGAAATCATGAGTATTTCTTCGGGCCCGCCTATCAGAACTTTAAAAGCGGCAGCATTACATCACATGCTATGACTCTGATTCTTGGGTACCGGTATTATGTGTGGAGGGATCTGCATCTGGAAGCGGAGCTTTGGCCAGCATATAACCCGATGTATTCGGATCTAACGGAATCAACCTATCGCGGTGTGGAGATCTGGGGTGAAATCAAGATTGGTTACAAAATAAGTTTCTACCGGAATCTGTTTATTCAGCCCTCTCCGGGTATTGGTTTCGGAATACTCAGAACCAACGAGCCGCCAGACTTCAATGAAGGCATCAAAAGTCCCATTTTTGTACCACAACTGTTAATTGGTTTAAAATTGTGAGGCAGAGATGAACAAACCTGATAAACCTCTGATCTATTTCTTCCTCATCGCGTTTGCACTTGCATGGACGGTAATGGCCCTGCCGATTGCCCAAAATTTTGGACTCCTTCCGGATCAGCTGCCGTTTGAAATCCTTCTCATTTTGGGATCATGGATGCCCAATATTGCGGCTTTTATTGTGATCGGTTTTATCATCAAACGAAAAGGCGGGATTAAAGCCCTTCTGAAAGGCTGGATGAAGTGGAAAATGCATCCCGGATGGTACCTGCTGGCATTATCACCGGTCCTTTTTGGGTTTGTTACCATATTTATTTTTCAATGGATCTACGGATACTCTCCTTCCACAGAACTTTTTGCAGACCCCGTCGCCTTCATTGGCCTGCTGGTGCTGATTACTATTACCGGGGCGATGGGTGAAGAGCTCGGCTGGAGGGGATTTGCTCTGCCCGGGCTTCAGCTTCGGATGAATGCTCTAAGTGCAAGTATCCTGCTGGGCATAATCTGGGCACTCTGGCATCTGCCGCTTTGGTTTGCCGGTTTGGGTTTTGAAACCATACCCTTTTGGGCCTATATGCTAATCGGGGTTTCGTTTTCTATTTTGGTAACGGCCGCCTGCAACAGTTCCGGCGGAAGCCTGCTCATAGCCACCCTTTTTCATCTCTTTCTGAACGTTTCGGTAAACATGATTGAGAACGAAGCATTTTCGATTCTTGCCACAGTTTTTGTGATTGCAGCCATCATCATTACTGCTGTGTTCGGGCCGAGGAAGCTGAGCAGAGTTACAAAATTACCGATAGATAAAGAAGAGAGAGCCTGGATCCAATCAGTATAACTTTCTAAAAAAACACAATCATGAATGAAACCATAGACATATCACTATTGGAGAGCATTGTTCAGAATATGACAAAAAACAGAAACGTTTATGGCGCCATCCTCTGTGTTGAAAACGGTGACGGTTCCATTTCGTGGAGCGGGGCTGCAGGTGATCTGAACAGAGAAAATCGGTATTTCATCGCCAGTGTTACGAAGCTCTGCATCACTACCATGATATTGATGCTCAGGAATGAGGGGCAACTGAAACTGGATGATAAAATCACTCAATACTTCCCGGAAGGCTATCTGGACGGGCTGCACGTATTGAAAGGTACAGACTATACAGATCAGATTACCATCACGCACCTGTTGTCAAACACCTCCGGCATTCCGGATTACTTTTCAGGCAAACAAGGTTCGGGAAAAAAAGCGGCTGATGATCTCTTCGGCGGAAAGGATGAGCCGTGGCCGCTGGAAAAAACCCTGGAGCATGTGAAAAATATGACCCCAAATTTCAGGCCGGGACAAAAAGGCAAAGCGCGCTATTCCGATACAAACTTTCAGCTTCTGGGCCGGATTATCGAAAAAGTCACAGGCAATGATCTGGCAGATGTATTCAAAAAGAGAATTTTTGACGAGCTCGATCTGACCAACACCTACGCCTACCGGGATGTAAACGACGACTCCCCGGCTCAAATGTACTACAAGAACAGAAAGCTCCATCTGCCCAACTTCATCGCCTCTGTTACCGCTGAAGGCGGAGTGGTCTCGACCGCTTCGGAGCTGATGGTATTTCTAAAGGCTTTCTTCAACGGGCGATTTTTCCCAAAAGAAGATCTGGAGGAGTTAAAAGAATGGAACCTGATCTGGTTTCCGGGTCAGTTTTATTTCGGAATCGGCCTGGAAAAACTCTGGACCCCCCGGTTTATTTCACCTCTCAAACCGATCCGGGAGATCATCGGCTGCTGGGGTCAATCAGGTGCGTTTGCGTTTCATCACCCCGATACGGATTTATACTTTACAGGGACAGTCAACCAGTTAAGCGGATTTGGGCATAGTGCTGCTTATAAGGCGATGATCAGCATAATTAAATCTGCTAATTCAGGTAAACTTTATACAAAGTCATCATGAATCAAAAAACCGTCATCATCACAGGAGCCAATTCGGGAATCGGAAAAGCCGCCGCCAGGAAATTTGCCGGGGAAGGACATACGGTAATCATGGCCTGCCGCAACCTGGAAAAGAGCCGTCCTGTTCGGGATCAAATAGCCACGAAAACCGGTAATGGTCGAGTCCTCCTGGAGCAGGTTGATATGAGCTCTTTCGAATCGATCCGGGATTTTTGCAGTACCTACCAGGAAAAACATCAGAAACTCGACATCCTGATCCACAACGCTGCCTACTTCAATCACGGTTCGCCATACAAACAGAGTCCCGACGGCATAGAAATCACCTTTGCCACCAATGTAGCCGGACCTTTTCTGATGACCATGCTGCTGCGGGATCTGCTGGCTGCATCGGATGATGCCAGGATCCTTCACGCAGGCAGCAACATTATCAAGCACTTTCTGAATCCGAAGAAAGAGATAGATTTTGATCATCTTCAGAAAGAACCGGAGAACCCGCGCAATCACAGCGTATACATCAACTACCGCAATTCGAAGATGGCACTGCTGATGCTGTCGTTCAGGATGGCAAAGGAGTTTGCCGGTGATGGGATCAAGACGTATTCCCTTCAGATAAACGGTGCCACCATGTCGAAAGAAGCCCTGATGAAAGTGAAGCCACACTGGCGCATCATTGCAAGAATTCAGAATCTCTTCTTTCGTCCGCCGGAGTTTACTGCTAACCTCTATTATGAAATTTGCATCTCTGAGAAGTTCAGGGAAATGTCCGGTGTTCACTTCAATCATAAACTGGACGTGATGCAGCCGGCAAAAACAGATGCAGGAATTATTACGGATATTAAGCAGGGAGCGGGAGCAGATGTGTATCCTGCCTATGCAATGAATGAGGAAGCATCGGAGAAAGTTTGGAATGTTTGCAATGAGCTTACACAGGAGCACTCAAAACTGATTATCTGACCATGCAAAATCGAAACTTCCAGATATTTATTGCAAAGTTCTCCCTCCTTTTTGTCGTTACATATTCTGTTATCGCCGTACCGTTTCTTTACATTCAGGATTTGCTCCCCGAGTCACAACGAGTAGCCCTGGATTTATATGAGCCATTCCGGCCTCTAAATCTGATGACGATCTTAACCCAGTTCCTTCGGGGAATTCTCATCGCTCTGGTCATTCATCCATTCAAGAATACGATTTTAAATTACTCAGGAGGCAGGTTGATTTTATTTGGTGCTTTATGGGGAGTTGCCCTTTTCGGGTCCGTGGAACCCCAGCCTGGATCGATCGAAGGAATCATTTATACGGAAATTACATTCATCGAGCACAGTATAGTGATGCTTGCGGTAGCCATTCAAATGACTGTTTTTATTTGGCTATTCTTCAAATGGATATTGAGATCCGGAGAGAATAGAGTTTCAGATGTGCCAGAATACAGAAGTTATATTCAGCATGTTAACATCCGTGGATATACGTATCGATTTACTTTAGTCCATCTTATTACATACTGGGCCATCGGGGTCCTGTTTTACCAGTTTGCCGGTTACGAGGAGGCATTAGAATCGATGGAAATATTTGAGTTATGGAGGCCACTTGAAACCGTATCAACCGTATTACTGGTTCTATTCGGACAACTTTTCCGGGGCACTCTCCTTGCCCTGCTCTTGTATCCGTTTTATCAAACATATATGAGAAAAAAGCACGGCTGGTTATATTTATTTCTGCTGTTGTTCGGTTTAACAGCACTCGGATCTCCTATTTTTATTCCTGAATTCCTGGTTTTTGAAGGTTCATTGGCTGAATTCTTCGAGGGATTCCTCATAGGCATTCCAGAAATTTTCAGCCAGATGATGGTATTTTCAGCCATGTTTTTCTACTGGGAGAGAAAGAAACAAGATTGATGAAATAGATCTGAATCAATGGAAG contains these protein-coding regions:
- a CDS encoding SDR family NAD(P)-dependent oxidoreductase, with the protein product MNQKTVIITGANSGIGKAAARKFAGEGHTVIMACRNLEKSRPVRDQIATKTGNGRVLLEQVDMSSFESIRDFCSTYQEKHQKLDILIHNAAYFNHGSPYKQSPDGIEITFATNVAGPFLMTMLLRDLLAASDDARILHAGSNIIKHFLNPKKEIDFDHLQKEPENPRNHSVYINYRNSKMALLMLSFRMAKEFAGDGIKTYSLQINGATMSKEALMKVKPHWRIIARIQNLFFRPPEFTANLYYEICISEKFREMSGVHFNHKLDVMQPAKTDAGIITDIKQGAGADVYPAYAMNEEASEKVWNVCNELTQEHSKLII
- a CDS encoding type II CAAX endopeptidase family protein yields the protein MNKPDKPLIYFFLIAFALAWTVMALPIAQNFGLLPDQLPFEILLILGSWMPNIAAFIVIGFIIKRKGGIKALLKGWMKWKMHPGWYLLALSPVLFGFVTIFIFQWIYGYSPSTELFADPVAFIGLLVLITITGAMGEELGWRGFALPGLQLRMNALSASILLGIIWALWHLPLWFAGLGFETIPFWAYMLIGVSFSILVTAACNSSGGSLLIATLFHLFLNVSVNMIENEAFSILATVFVIAAIIITAVFGPRKLSRVTKLPIDKEERAWIQSV
- a CDS encoding serine hydrolase, encoding MNETIDISLLESIVQNMTKNRNVYGAILCVENGDGSISWSGAAGDLNRENRYFIASVTKLCITTMILMLRNEGQLKLDDKITQYFPEGYLDGLHVLKGTDYTDQITITHLLSNTSGIPDYFSGKQGSGKKAADDLFGGKDEPWPLEKTLEHVKNMTPNFRPGQKGKARYSDTNFQLLGRIIEKVTGNDLADVFKKRIFDELDLTNTYAYRDVNDDSPAQMYYKNRKLHLPNFIASVTAEGGVVSTASELMVFLKAFFNGRFFPKEDLEELKEWNLIWFPGQFYFGIGLEKLWTPRFISPLKPIREIIGCWGQSGAFAFHHPDTDLYFTGTVNQLSGFGHSAAYKAMISIIKSANSGKLYTKSS